DNA sequence from the Glycine soja cultivar W05 chromosome 18, ASM419377v2, whole genome shotgun sequence genome:
AGAGAATATCCGATCcacatatttttggtcaaacTCCTTCACACATCAGTGAAGTCCTTCAAAACTCAAATTAAGTCAAAAAAGTAGGCTTGACTACTATCATCAATTTGAACACTCATGACGTTGCAACATTTAAAACCCGCCTACTATTTCCATCTTACTCTACTTCTATTCCATCGCCCAATCAAAACCCAACACGTCATCAaatcaaaaaatattcaaactaGTACCGCCCGCACCCGATCGCAAGCTTCCCGGTGCGGAATTCCTATATAAACCCCTCTTCCTTCCCATTTTAAGACACAACTCCAACAAGGcattgtttggtttggtttggttacTTGAAAATCTCGAATCGCTTAATTTTGATTTAGTTTTCCACCGCAACGCGGAACCTCTTTCTCGAACTGGCTAACTCTCAGGCAAGTGGCTCGGACGCTGATTCCAGCAACACGCGGCTGGTGGTTGCACTGTATGACGCCCTAAACTCCGGCGACTCCAACGCCGTCGTCAAGATCGTCGCCGCCGATCTCGAGTGGTGGTTCCATGGTCCGCCCTCTCACCAGTTTTTGATGCGCATGCTCACCGGCGACTCCGCCGCCGACAACTCCTTCCGATTCGTTCCGCAGTCCATCGCCGCCTTCGGCTCCACCGTCATCGTCGAGGGCTGCGACTCCGCCCGCAACATTGCCTGGGTCCACGCCTGGACCGTCACTGATGGGATGATCACTCAAATCAGAGAGTACTTCAACACCGCCCTCACCGTCACTCGCATCCACGATTCCGGCGAGATTGTTCCGGCCAGATCCGGCGCCGGCCGTTTGCCCTGCGTCTGGGAGAGCAGCGTCTCCGGTCGGGTCGGGAAATCCGTCCCCGGTTTGGTTCTcgcaatataaaatataaaataagtaattaggGAAGGACGAGGTCACGTGTTGCCGTtgctataataattaaataagggaCTTGTGCACGTGGCGGTGACTGGATCGATCGGTTTCAGGGAACATTGATACTTTGTGTTAGTATTGGAGGTTAGGGAGATGTGAGAGCTTTGTTGTTATTGGTGTggtttgttttgtttgcttgTGTGTTTTTCACCACTATGGGCGTATTCAGGTGGTTGTatctttcttttgttatttGGAGTGTTGATGATGATGCAATAAGAATATCT
Encoded proteins:
- the LOC114397750 gene encoding senescence associated gene 20-like; this translates as MRMLTGDSAADNSFRFVPQSIAAFGSTVIVEGCDSARNIAWVHAWTVTDGMITQIREYFNTALTVTRIHDSGEIVPARSGAGRLPCVWESSVSGRVGKSVPGLVLAI